The Rugosibacter aromaticivorans region ACGCGCAAGGAGCTGGCGGATTCAGCGCTGATCCATGAGGGGGCGGTGCTTTATCCAGGCACTTGTCGCGCTGGTTTCCCGCCGGGGAAGGCGGCGCGCAGTTGGCGCGTGCGGGTTGATGCGGCCAGCGTGTCTTTCGACGATGCGATTCAGGGCCGCATCGCAAGCAATCTGGCGCAAGAGGCTGGGGACTTCATTGTGCTGCGCGCCGATGGATTATTTGCCTACCAGTTGGCCGTGGTGGTTGATGATGCCGCAGCTGGTATGACGCATGTAGTGCGCGGTGCCGATTTGTTGACCTCGACGCCACGCCAGATTTTTCTTCAACAATGCCTCGGGTTGCCGACGCCGGCTTATGCGCATTTGCCCGTGGCAGTGAATGCGGCGGGTGAAAAGCTTTCCAAGCAAACATTGGCCGCACCGCTGGATGTGGCGCGGCCGGCACCGTGGCTGTTTGCTGCACTGAAGTTTCTTGGCCAAACGCCACCGGCGGAATTGGCGCAGGCGAATGGTGATACCAATTGCGATGCCCTGTGGGACTGGGCGAAAAACCACTGGCAGTTGCAACATGTGCCGCAGCAACTAACCTTGCCCGGCTTGACGAAAAATTTTTGAGAGGAGAGAGCATGCCGATTACGGATACACAAGAAATTACGCGTTGGTTGACCCGTACCAAAGTGATTGCCATCGTCGGGCTTTCGCCCAAAACTGACCGGCCGAGCCATGCGGTTGCGCAGTTTTTGCTGGTGCGCGGCTATGACATCATTCCGGTGAATCCGGCGTGTAAGGAAATGCTTGGCCGACCGTGCTATCCCGATCTGGCGTTGATTCCGCGTGCGGTGGATATGGTGGATGTATTTCGCAAAGCGGAGGATGTGCTGCCGATTGCGCAAGAAGCGATACGCATCGGCGCGAAATGTCTCTGGCTGCAACTCGGCGTCATCAATCCGCAAGCCGTGGCGCTGGCAGAAGCCGCCGGACTGGCGGTGGTGGAAGATCGCTGCCTCAAGATAGAGTACACACAGCGGTTTGGCTTGCAGCCAGTGGGCGGATTGTCCGTTTGACAAGTTTCTTTATTGTAGCTACATTAAAAAATCGAATTCGATTGGGCCAAGGCCGCGCAAATCAAACAAAGCACGGCGTGTCTCTTTCCATAGCAGGCGAACTCGACTGGGAAGCTGCGCTGGTATGGGTTGACGACCGATTTGAGTACAACGAGAGGCGCATGATTGCGCTCGCGCCGAAAACCGGATCCTGTACTACGTGGCGTTTGTAGACCGTGGCAAAGTGCGCAGGCCATCAGCCTGCATCGCGCCAATCGTCGTGAGGTTAAAACATTATGTCGAAAATATCTAAGCGCCCCGCCATTCGCATGCCAACCATAGCGGAAGACAAAGCCATTACTGCGGCAGCCAGAAGTGACCCTGACGCACAGCCGCTGACGCCAAAGCAACTGAAAGCCATGGTGCCAACGCAGGCATTGCGTGGACGGCCGAAATCAGAAAACAAAAAGCTGCTCGTCTCAGTACGCTACAGCCCCGAAGTGGTTGCCTACTTCAAGTCCACCGGCGAAGGTTGGCAATCGCGAATGGATGGTGTGCTCCGTCAGTACGTGGCACGTCATTCCCGTAGCGCTTGATGGCTATGTTTACTTGGCACCTCACGTTGAGGAGTCGGGTTACTGCTTACTGAGAGGCAACCCTGATAAAAAAACTTGATGATTTTGAGAAGGATGTCCTGGCCGCTTACGAAAAAAGGGCGAACTCAAGCCTACTTCACCTTCAAAAGCCGGCTGGCCAAATTCAGGCGCGTGTCCTGGAAGCAGGTATTCCGTACCAGACCTTTATCGCCAGCGTATTGCGTAAGTACACCGCTGGCCGCCTGTTTGAGAAACCATCGAGACTGACCGCCCGTGCAACCGGATGCGCCGACAAGCGGCGCGCTGATTAGCTTCAATGTGAGGTTTCATACAGCAGGTCCTCCATGTGTTGAGGGCGAGTACTCATTCCCTGCCTTTTCATTGCAGCGAACGACAATCGTCGGTCTGTGTATGACGATTTGAAGCATAAACCTGTGCTCAACGCCCCGGTGTATTTCCCCACAGCACCTTGTACGGGAGAAAAATACTGGACAGCCCCCGGAAGATCGGCGCTGGTGACACGCCGCTATAGTTCACACGCGGGCAAAACCGCCGCTTGCACCCTCCTGCGGTAAAACCGTTTACAGCATTTTTATACCGCGGCCCCTATTCTTTTGACTGAATTGATGCTCAGCGCCATAAGCTGCGCAATATGTCATTCAAGTCGGAGGGTCTATGGATATCATCTGGTGTGTGTTGATCGGCGCGTTCTTTCTTTTAACCGTTGCGCTTGCAGCCGGTTGCGATCGATTGATGCCGCGGAGGAGTTGAGATGAGCGCAATCTATGTTCCCGGTGCTGCGGCCGCGGCGCTGCTGCTGGTCTATCTCGTCTACGCATTGATCAAGGCGGAGGACTTCTAAATGACTACCCAATCCTGGTTGTTGTTGGCAGTTTATCTCGTCGTGCTGCTGGCGACAGTCAAACCGCTGGGTTTATTTATGGCCAAGCTCATTGACGGCGGTCCGCGCTGGCAGCCGCTTGCGCGTTTCGAGAACGATGTGTTTCGTTTATGCGGCATCGGGCACGAGGAAATGAGTTGGCGCCGATATGCGCTGGCGGTTCTCTTGTTCAGCGTGGTGGGTGTCCTCGTGGTGTACCTCCTGCAGCGTCTGCAAAGCTGGTTGCCGCTTAATCCGCAGCAGATGCGAAACGTGGCGCCGGATTCGAGCTTCAACACCGCCATCAGCTTTGTCACCAATACCAACTGGCAGGGTTATGCCGGCGAGGCGACCATGAGTTATCTCACCCAGATGCTCGGGCTCGCGGTGCAGAATTTTCTGTCCGCCGCGACCGGCATCGCTGTTGCCTTCGCCCTGATTCGCGGCTTTGCGCGTCACTCGATGCAAACCATCGGCAACTTCTGGACGGATATTTATCGCGTCACGGCCTATCTGCTGTTACCGCTGTCGTTTGTTTTTGCGCTGGCGCTAGTGAGCCAGGGGGTGATCCAGAACTTTGCCACCTACCAGGAAGTTACCATGCTGGAGCCGACAACCTATGAGGCGCCCAAGCTCGACGCCGCCGGCCAGCCGGTAAAAGACGCTGCTGGTAACGTGGTGAATGAAACCCTGCGCGTGAGCAGGCAAACCCTGCCCATGGGGCCGATTGCCTCGCAGGAGGCGATCAAGATGATGGGCACCAATGGCGGTGGTTTTCTCAATGCCAATTCGGCGCATCCGTTCGAGAACCCGACGTGGCTTTCGAACCTCCTGCAAATGCTGGCGATTTTTCTGATTCCGGCGGGCTTGGTCTATGCGTTTGGCAGGGCGATCGGCGACACGCGCCAAGGTTGGGCGATGTTGGCCGCGATGACCTTGCTCTTCGTTGGCGCTGCAATCGCAGCCATGAGCTTCGAGCAACAGGGCAACCCATTGCTCGCCAAACTCGGCGCTGACCAGACGGCGAGCGCGATGCAATCGGGCGGCAACATGGAAGGCAAGGAAACGCGCTTCGGTATTGCTGCTTCCGGCTTGTTCGCCACCATCACCACCGCCGCTTCGTGCGGTGCGGTCAACGCCATGCACGATTCTTTCACGCCGCTCGGCGGGCTGGTGCCAATGGTGCTGATGCAGCTCGGCGAAGTGGTGTTCGGCGGCGTCGGCTCGGGGCTGTACAACATGCTGATGTACGCCATCCTGGCGGTATTCGTCGCCGGCCTGATGATCGGTCGTACGCCGGAATACCTCGGCAAGAAGATCGAGGCCTTTGATATGAAAATGGTCTCGATAACTATCTTGATGACCCCGGCGCTGGTGCTGCTCGGCACCGCAATTGCCGTGCTGGCGGGTGCCGGCAAGGCCGGCGTGGCCAATCCTGCGGCACATGGCTTTTCGGAAATTCTGTACGCGTTCTCGTCCGCCGCCAACAACAACGGTAGCGCTTTTGCCGGCCTGTCCGCCAACACGCCCTTCTACAACGGCTGGCTGGGCGTGGCGATGTGGTTCGGACGCTTCGCGGTGATCGTGCCGGTGCTGGCCATTGCTGGCTCACTGGCGGCCAAGAAGCGGCTGGCACAGGGGCCGGGGACAGTGCCGACGCATGGCTTGCTATTCGTCGGTCTGTTGATGGGCACCGTGCTGCTGGTCGGCGCGCTGACCTATGTTCCGGCGCTGGCGTTAGGGCCGGTGGTCGAGCATCTAATCCTGCGGGCCGGAAACTGAGGTGACATTTATGCCAACTATCAATAGACTTTCCCTGTTCGATTCCGCCCTGCTGCAGCCATCGCTGGTCGATGCGCTGCGCAAGCTTGACCCGCGCGTGCAGTGGCGTAACCCCGTGATGTTCGTAGTGTATGCCGGCAGCCTCTTTACCACGGGCTTGTGGCTGCAGGCGCTCGGTGGTCAAGGCGAAGCACCGGCCTGGTTCATCGGCGCCATCACGCTGTGGCTGTGGTTTACGGTGCTGTTCGCCAACTTTGCCGAGGCGTTGGCCGAAGGTCGCAGCAAGGCCCAGGCGGCAGCGTTGCGTAGCACCAAGAAGACTGTCCTGGCCAAAAAGCTGAGGGAGCCACGCTATGGCGCTCAGGTGGTTTCCGTACCTGGTGCCGACCTGCGGCGCGGCGACGTGGTTCTGGTCGGGACCGGTGATATGATCCCGGCCGATGGCGAGGTGATCGAGGGTGTTGCTTCGGTCAATGAAAGCGCCATCACGGGCGAGTCGGCGCCGGTGATTCGCGAAGCGGGCGGCGACTTTTCCGCCGTCACTGGCGGCACGACGGTGCTGTCGGATTGGATCGTGGTACGCGTTACTGCCAACCCTGGCGAAGCCTTCATTGATCGCATGATTGCGCTGGTAGAAGGGGCGAAACGCCAGAAGACGCCCAACGAAATCGCACTTACCATCCTGTTGGTGGCACTGACGCTGATTTTCCTGCTGGCGACCGTTACGCTCTTGCCTTACACGCTATTCAGTGTAGAAGTAGCCAAGGTTGGCCATCCGGTGACGGTGACCGCGCTGGTGGCACTGCTGGTGTGCCTGATCCCGACCACGATTGGTGCCTTGCTGTCGGCCATCGGCATTGCCGGCATGAGCCGCATGCTGGGTGCCAATGTCATTGCCACTTCCGGCCGTGCGGTAGAAGCGGCGGGTGACGTGGATGTGCTGCTACTCGACAAAACCGGCACCATTACGCTGGGTAATCGCCAGGCGTCTGCGTTCATGCCCGTGCGTGGTGTGACCGAAGAGCAATTGACCGATGTGGCGCAACTCTCCTCGCTCGCTGACGAAACCCCCGAAGGGCGCAGCATCGTGGTGCTGGCCAAGCAGCACTTCAACCTGCGCGAGCGGGATATCCACGCGCTGGGCGCGACCTTTGTCCCATTCTCGGCCCAGACCCGCATGAGTGGTGTCAATCTCGGCAGCCGGCAAATTCGCAAAGGCGCAATGGATGCGATTCGCCACTATGTCGAGGCCAACGGCGGCAGCTTCCCGCAGGAGGCGCTGCAGGCCGCTGACGACGTGTCGCGACGTGGCAGTAC contains the following coding sequences:
- the gluQRS gene encoding tRNA glutamyl-Q(34) synthetase GluQRS, producing MNFSALPAPTDRGHYRGRFAPSPTGPLHFGSLIAAVASFLEARTQGGEWHLRMEDVDVPRCSMTAADAILRALEAFGFAWDGDVVWQSQRTDAYRAAFDQLLASGRVFPCACTRKELADSALIHEGAVLYPGTCRAGFPPGKAARSWRVRVDAASVSFDDAIQGRIASNLAQEAGDFIVLRADGLFAYQLAVVVDDAAAGMTHVVRGADLLTSTPRQIFLQQCLGLPTPAYAHLPVAVNAAGEKLSKQTLAAPLDVARPAPWLFAALKFLGQTPPAELAQANGDTNCDALWDWAKNHWQLQHVPQQLTLPGLTKNF
- a CDS encoding CoA-binding protein; its protein translation is MPITDTQEITRWLTRTKVIAIVGLSPKTDRPSHAVAQFLLVRGYDIIPVNPACKEMLGRPCYPDLALIPRAVDMVDVFRKAEDVLPIAQEAIRIGAKCLWLQLGVINPQAVALAEAAGLAVVEDRCLKIEYTQRFGLQPVGGLSV
- a CDS encoding BrnA antitoxin family protein, with protein sequence MSKISKRPAIRMPTIAEDKAITAAARSDPDAQPLTPKQLKAMVPTQALRGRPKSENKKLLVSVRYSPEVVAYFKSTGEGWQSRMDGVLRQYVARHSRSA
- the kdpF gene encoding K(+)-transporting ATPase subunit F → MSAIYVPGAAAAALLLVYLVYALIKAEDF
- the kdpA gene encoding potassium-transporting ATPase subunit KdpA gives rise to the protein MTTQSWLLLAVYLVVLLATVKPLGLFMAKLIDGGPRWQPLARFENDVFRLCGIGHEEMSWRRYALAVLLFSVVGVLVVYLLQRLQSWLPLNPQQMRNVAPDSSFNTAISFVTNTNWQGYAGEATMSYLTQMLGLAVQNFLSAATGIAVAFALIRGFARHSMQTIGNFWTDIYRVTAYLLLPLSFVFALALVSQGVIQNFATYQEVTMLEPTTYEAPKLDAAGQPVKDAAGNVVNETLRVSRQTLPMGPIASQEAIKMMGTNGGGFLNANSAHPFENPTWLSNLLQMLAIFLIPAGLVYAFGRAIGDTRQGWAMLAAMTLLFVGAAIAAMSFEQQGNPLLAKLGADQTASAMQSGGNMEGKETRFGIAASGLFATITTAASCGAVNAMHDSFTPLGGLVPMVLMQLGEVVFGGVGSGLYNMLMYAILAVFVAGLMIGRTPEYLGKKIEAFDMKMVSITILMTPALVLLGTAIAVLAGAGKAGVANPAAHGFSEILYAFSSAANNNGSAFAGLSANTPFYNGWLGVAMWFGRFAVIVPVLAIAGSLAAKKRLAQGPGTVPTHGLLFVGLLMGTVLLVGALTYVPALALGPVVEHLILRAGN
- the kdpB gene encoding potassium-transporting ATPase subunit KdpB, giving the protein MPTINRLSLFDSALLQPSLVDALRKLDPRVQWRNPVMFVVYAGSLFTTGLWLQALGGQGEAPAWFIGAITLWLWFTVLFANFAEALAEGRSKAQAAALRSTKKTVLAKKLREPRYGAQVVSVPGADLRRGDVVLVGTGDMIPADGEVIEGVASVNESAITGESAPVIREAGGDFSAVTGGTTVLSDWIVVRVTANPGEAFIDRMIALVEGAKRQKTPNEIALTILLVALTLIFLLATVTLLPYTLFSVEVAKVGHPVTVTALVALLVCLIPTTIGALLSAIGIAGMSRMLGANVIATSGRAVEAAGDVDVLLLDKTGTITLGNRQASAFMPVRGVTEEQLTDVAQLSSLADETPEGRSIVVLAKQHFNLRERDIHALGATFVPFSAQTRMSGVNLGSRQIRKGAMDAIRHYVEANGGSFPQEALQAADDVSRRGSTPLVVADGGQVLGVIELKDIVKGGIKERFGELRRMGIKTVMITGDNRLTAAAIAAEAGVDDFLAEATPEAKLALIRQYQAEGRLVAMTGDGTNDAPALAQADVAVAMHSGTQAAKEAGNMVDLDSNPTKLLEVVAVGKQMLMTRGALTTFSIANDVAKYFAIIPAMFVVVYPQLDALNVMHLGSPMSAILSAVIFNALVIVALIPLALKGIAYRPQAAAVVLRRNLALYGLGGILVPFLGIKLIDLGLVALGLV